A window of Lysobacter terrestris contains these coding sequences:
- the dnaG gene encoding DNA primase, translating into MARIPDGFIDDLLARSDLVEIIGARVPLKRQGKEYSARCPFHDERSPSFTVSPTKQFYHCFGCGAHGTAISFLMNYDRLEFLDAVEELAKRVGMEVPRDTQQRNVNPETNDLYAAVEAAAKFFHKQLDSSAKAQAYLDGRDVSATIREQFMVGYAPDGFSALKDALGTDERRMRLLERGGLFSKNERGHVYDKFRDRVMFPIHDRRGRVIAFGGRVLEKDDSPKYLNSPETPLFHKGRELYGLWQVRQAHNKIERLIVVEGYMDVVALFQHGVTQAVATLGTATTPDHAELLFRNAPDVYFCFDGDRAGRSAAWKAVESVLPRMKDGRQAFFLFLPDGEDPDTLVRSEGRDGFETRLRDATPLSQFLFDSLSVDVNLTTLEGKGRLAERAKPLLAQIPDGAFGDLMKQRLTELTGVGARASAPEAQVPAQRAHARMGAAQANKPSLVRTAITLVLQQPSVALAIPSSLHFASLEQPGVDLLVEMIEVVHQRPEISTGLLLEHFAERAEAPALMRLAMAPAVESTAATQADGRVFEHEDSRRQTFLDTIGRLDAQAVKQRISQLEARVREGGFSALTQADKAELLELQGVARRQDMGAR; encoded by the coding sequence ATGGCACGCATCCCCGACGGCTTCATCGACGATCTCCTCGCACGATCCGACCTCGTGGAGATCATCGGTGCGCGCGTGCCGCTCAAGCGGCAGGGCAAGGAGTATTCGGCGCGCTGCCCGTTCCACGACGAACGCTCGCCGTCGTTCACCGTGTCGCCGACCAAGCAGTTCTACCACTGCTTCGGCTGCGGCGCGCACGGCACGGCGATCTCGTTCCTGATGAACTACGACCGCCTCGAGTTCCTCGACGCGGTCGAGGAACTGGCCAAGCGCGTCGGCATGGAAGTGCCGCGCGACACCCAGCAGCGCAACGTCAATCCGGAAACCAACGACCTCTACGCCGCGGTGGAAGCGGCGGCGAAGTTCTTCCACAAGCAACTGGACTCCAGCGCGAAGGCGCAGGCCTACCTCGACGGTCGCGACGTCAGCGCGACGATCCGCGAGCAGTTCATGGTCGGCTATGCACCGGACGGCTTTTCCGCGCTCAAGGACGCACTCGGCACCGACGAACGCCGCATGCGCCTGCTCGAACGCGGCGGCCTGTTCTCGAAGAACGAACGCGGCCACGTCTACGACAAGTTCCGCGACCGGGTGATGTTCCCGATCCACGACCGGCGCGGCCGCGTGATCGCCTTCGGCGGCCGCGTGCTGGAGAAGGACGACTCGCCCAAGTACCTCAACTCGCCGGAGACGCCGCTGTTCCACAAGGGCCGCGAGCTGTACGGCCTGTGGCAGGTGCGGCAGGCGCACAACAAGATCGAACGCCTGATCGTGGTCGAGGGCTACATGGACGTGGTCGCGCTGTTCCAGCACGGCGTGACCCAGGCGGTGGCCACGCTCGGCACCGCGACCACGCCCGACCACGCCGAACTGCTGTTCCGCAACGCACCCGACGTGTACTTCTGCTTCGACGGCGACCGCGCCGGGCGCAGCGCCGCGTGGAAGGCGGTGGAGTCGGTGCTGCCGCGGATGAAGGACGGCCGCCAGGCGTTCTTCCTGTTCCTGCCCGACGGCGAGGATCCGGACACGCTGGTGCGCAGCGAAGGCCGCGACGGTTTCGAGACGCGCCTGCGCGACGCCACGCCGCTGTCGCAGTTCCTGTTCGACTCGCTCAGCGTCGACGTGAACCTGACGACACTGGAAGGCAAGGGTCGCCTGGCCGAACGCGCCAAGCCGCTGCTCGCGCAGATCCCCGACGGCGCCTTCGGCGACCTGATGAAACAACGCCTCACCGAGCTCACCGGCGTGGGCGCGCGGGCGAGCGCGCCGGAGGCGCAGGTGCCGGCGCAACGCGCCCATGCGCGCATGGGCGCGGCGCAGGCGAACAAGCCTTCGCTGGTGCGCACCGCGATCACCCTGGTGCTGCAGCAGCCGTCGGTGGCGCTGGCGATCCCGTCGTCATTGCACTTCGCCTCGCTCGAGCAACCGGGCGTCGACCTGCTGGTGGAGATGATCGAAGTCGTGCACCAGCGCCCGGAGATCTCCACCGGGTTGCTGCTGGAGCATTTCGCCGAGCGCGCCGAAGCCCCGGCCCTGATGCGCCTGGCGATGGCGCCCGCGGTCGAATCGACCGCGGCGACGCAGGCGGACGGGCGCGTGTTCGAGCACGAGGACAGCCGTCGCCAGACCTTCCTCGACACGATCGGCCGACTCGATGCGCAGGCGGTGAAGCAGCGCATCTCGCAGCTGGAAGCGCGCGTGCGCGAAGGCGGCTTCAGCGCCCTGACCCAGGCCGACAAGGCCGAACTGCTGGAACTGCAGGGTGTGGCGCGCCGGCAGGACATGGGCGCGCGGTAG